A genome region from Brassica oleracea var. oleracea cultivar TO1000 chromosome C2, BOL, whole genome shotgun sequence includes the following:
- the LOC106326645 gene encoding 21 kDa protein-like, with amino-acid sequence MMKPILLLLPSILTVNPPLPSPDGSDFIRTSCNSTLYPDLCFSSLSTFANSIHNDSNRLARVAISLTLSDTLHLVSHLQNAYGNCVDHGCDGPTAAIIKDCSENLKDAVDEMRDSMKQMKELVSTGSVQSFRFQMSNVKTWLSAALTNQYTCTDGFEDFHENGSIKDDVSSPRVDDVKKLTSIALALVNRYADKAIP; translated from the coding sequence ATGATGAAACCTATTCTCCTACTTCTCCCATCAATCCTCACCGTTAATCCCCCACTCCCATCGCCAGACGGCTCAGATTTCATCCGTACGAGTTGCAACAGCACACTTTACCCCGACCTATGCTTCTCATCTCTCTCCACTTTTGCCAACTCCATCCACAACGACTCAAACCGTCTCGCACGCGTAGCCATCTCTCTCACTCTCTCCGACACTCTCCACCTTGTCTCCCACCTCCAAAACGCTTACGGCAACTGCGTTGACCATGGTTGTGATGGCCCAACCGCTGCTATCATAAAGGACTGTTCTGAGAATCTTAAGGATGCTGTCGACGAGATGAGAGACTCGATGAAGCAGATGAAGGAGCTTGTTTCCACGGGCTCGGTCCAGTCCTTTAGGTTCCAGATGAGTAACGTCAAGACTTGGCTCAGCGCAGCTCTCACTAACCAGTATACTTGTACGGACGGATTCGAGGACTTCCACGAGAATGGCTCCATCAAAGATGACGTATCCTCCCCACGGGTGGACGACGTTAAGAAGCTGACTAGCATTGCGCTTGCTTTAGTTAATCGCTACGCCGACAAGGCAATACCTTAA